From a single Nicotiana tabacum cultivar K326 chromosome 8, ASM71507v2, whole genome shotgun sequence genomic region:
- the LOC142163391 gene encoding uncharacterized protein LOC142163391 — MDKSWLNIRDRCDNKYIKGIDDFLGWAYSQPNVSSVIRCPCKGCRNTAFKTRIQVRRDLVGKGFWDSYKVWDLHGELLVKVENSNDVCNIEVDDDTIETDDIPPMIYDACGVTNMENMNNYQEENEEPNVHAKKFYKLLEDSKKELYPGRKKVSKLSFVVRLLHLKSLDHWSNKSMDALLRFFKEVLPEGSFVPNSFYEAKKVLQDLGLGYTKIDVRENDCILYWREYANDESCPKCSKSRWKSKDTGGKKVPHKVLRHFPIKPRLQRLYMARETTKK, encoded by the coding sequence ATGGATAAAAGTTGGTTGAATATTAGGGATAGATGTGACAACAAGTATATTAAAGGAATAGATGACTTTCTTGGTTGGGCATACAGTCAACCAAATGTGAGCTCTGTAATTCGGTGTCCTTGTAAAGGGTGTAGAAATACTGCATTCAAGACAAGAATCCAAGTAAGAAGAGACTTGGTGGGAAAAGGGTTTTGGGACAGTTATAAAGTGTGGGACTTGCATGGAGAATTATTAGTAAAAGTTGAAAATTCTAATGATGTATGCAATATCGAAGTAGATGATGATACTATTGAAACAGATGATATTCCACCAATGATTTATGATGCTTGTGGAGTTACAAATATGGAGAATATGAATAATTATCAAGAGGAAAATGAAGAGCCAAATGTGCATGCAAAAAAGTTCTACAAATTATTGGAAGATTCTAAGAAAGAACTTTATCCTGGCCGTAAAAAAGTGTCAAAGTTGTCTTTTGTAGTTAGACTACTTCACTTGAAGAGCCTTGATCATTGGAGCAACAAATCGATGGATGCATTGTTGAGATTCTTTAAAGAAGTTCTTCCAGAGGGGTCATTTGTACCAAATTCTTTTTATGAAGCGAAGAAGGTACTTCAAGACTTAGGCTTGGGTTATACCAAAATAGATGTACGTGAGAATGATTGTATCTTATATTGGAGAGAGTATGCCAATGACGAATCATGTCCTAAGTGCAGTAAGTCTAGATGGAAGTCAAAAGATACTGGAGGCAAGAAAGTACCTCATAAAGTCTTGCGACATTTTCCAATCAAACCAAGACTACAAAGATTGTACATGGCAAGAGAGACAACAAAAAAATGA